In one Aythya fuligula isolate bAytFul2 chromosome 12, bAytFul2.pri, whole genome shotgun sequence genomic region, the following are encoded:
- the CDT1 gene encoding DNA replication factor Cdt1 — MEPEDLAALRSRLQRMKMKMKAPSQLPPIPAGAGAELRGRLETLRGLELRLHDKAGASGAQAQETTAPAAAGDGGQKLPAYQRFHALAQDQPPGLTLPYKYKVLAEMFRSVDTIAGMLFNRAETITFAKVKQGVQDMMRKQFEERHVGQIKAVYPTSYRLRQEKNIPTFGSGVKKSDYQLTLEPVLGEDEKLCGRPHLSASRLLERRREFNRSLVNIVKQHHAAFLAGLTPPMVVPEDKLTRWHPRFNVDEVPDISPAELPRPPQEERITTAQELLSTARGMMIPKMEKALANLALRTAEAGAGEPVVSKAPSPASTSGALKGVSQELLERIRAKEARKLQALMTRDAGQEERLALLGRLPAMARVLRNVFVAEKKPALPLEVACARMAESFPTQMTAGEMEKHLRLFAELLPDWVGIHAIRTDTYIKLDKNKDVGLVVERLTKVAKEAEAL, encoded by the exons ATGGAGCCG GAGGACCTGGCCGCGCTGCGGAGCCGCCTGCagaggatgaagatgaagatgaaggccccgtcccagctgcctcccatCCCCGCCGGGGCCGGCGCTGAGCTGCGGGGCCGCCTGGAGACCCTGCGGGGCCTGGAGCTGCGGCTCCACGACAAGGCGGGGGCGAGCGGAGCACAGGCACAGGAGACAACAGCtccggcagcagcaggagatgg ggGCCAGAAGCTCCCCGCGTACCAGCGGTTCCACGCCCTCGCTCAGGACCAGCCGCCGGGGCTCACGCTGCCCTACAAGTACAAGGTGCTGGCCGAGATGTTCCGCAGCGTGGACACCATCGCCGGGATGCTCTTCAACCGCGCCGAGACCATCACCTTCGCCAAGGTCAAGCAGGGGGTGCAGGACATGATGCGCAA GCAGTTTGAGGAGCGGCACGTGGGCCAGATCAAGGCGGTGTACCCCACCTCGTACCGGCTGCGCCAGGAGAAGAACATCCCCACCTTCGGCAGCGGCGTTAAGAAGTCTGACTACCAGCTCACGCTGGAGCCCGTGCTGGGGGAAG ACGAGAAGCTGTGCGGCCGCCCGCACCTCTCGGCGTCGCGCCTGCTGGAGCGCAGGAGGGAATTCAACCGCAGCCTGGTGAACATCGTCAAGCAGCACCACGCG GCGTTCCTGGCCGGCCTGACGCCCCCCATGGTGGTGCCCGAGGACAAGCTGACCCGCTGGCATCCCCGCTTCAACGTGGACGAGGTGCCGGACATCAGCCCCGCGGAGCTGCCGCGGCCACCGCAGGAGGAGAGGATCACCACggcccaggagctgctgagcacagctcGGGGCATGATGATCCCCAAG ATGGAAAAAGCTCTTGCCAACCTGGCCCTGAGAACCGCTGAAGCCGGTGCGGGGGAACCGGTGGTTTCCAAAGCACCGTCCCCTGCCAGCACCTCCGGCGCGCTGAAGGGGGtgtcccaggagctgctggagcgg aTCCGTGCCAAGGAGGCGAGGAAGCTGCAGGCGCTGATGACCCGGGACGCGGGGCAGGAGGAGcggctggccctgctggggaggctgcCGGCCATGGCCCGCGTCCTGCGCAACGTTTTCGTGGCCGAGAAGAAGCCGGCGCTGCCCCTGGAGGTGGCGTGCGCCCGCATGGCCGAGAGCTTCCCCACGCAGATGACGGCGG GAGAGATGGAGAAGCACCTGCGCCTCTTCGCCGAGCTGCTGCCCGACTGGGTGGGGATCCACGCCATCAGGACGGACACCTACATCAAGCTGGACAAGAACAAGGACGTCGGGCTCGTGGTGGAGAGGCTCACCAAGGTGGCCAAGGAGGCTGAAGCGCTCTGA